From Rutidosis leptorrhynchoides isolate AG116_Rl617_1_P2 chromosome 3, CSIRO_AGI_Rlap_v1, whole genome shotgun sequence, a single genomic window includes:
- the LOC139896717 gene encoding alanine--glyoxylate aminotransferase 2 homolog 1, mitochondrial-like yields MGVHRNLVNKKTLEHFVNSKWGSNLSSFRRFSSAQPPEIPPFDYQPVPYKGPLADEVFEKRKKYLGPSLFHYYQKPLNIVEGKMQYLFDENGRRYLDAFAGIVTVSCGHCHPEILSAIEEQNKLLQHATTIYLHHAIGDFAEGLAQKMPGNLKVVYFVNSGTEANELAMLMARLYSGNLGMIALRNAYHGGSAGTIGLTALNTWKYPIPQGEIHHVVNPNPYRGVFGSDAKSYAQDVQDHIDHGTSGRVAGFISETIQGVGGAVELAPGYLKLVYDMVRKAGGVCIADEVQTGFGRTGSHYWGFQTQDVIPDIVTMAKGIGNGLPLGAVVTTPEIAQVMSQKIQFNTFGGNPVCSAGGLAVLRVLDKENRQSHCANVGSHLIGRLKDLQQKYEIIGDVRGKGLMVGIELVTDRKEKTPAKAETAVLFEKLREIGVLVGKGGLHGNVFRIKPPMCFNKDDADFLVDALDYSMSKL; encoded by the exons ATGGGTGTGCATAGAAACCTTGTGAACAAAAAAACCCTTGAACATTTTGTAAATTCCAAGTGGGGTTCTAATCTTTCTTCGTTCCGGCGGTTTTCGTCGGCGCAACCGCCGGAGATTCCTCCGTTTGATTACCAGCCGGTTCCGTACAAAGGCCCCTTAGCTGATGAAGTATTTGAAAAGAGAAAGAAGTACCTTGGCCCTTCGCTGTTTCATTACTACCAGAAACCA CTAAATATAGTTGAAGGGAAGATGCAATATTTGTTTGATGAGAATGGTAGGCGTTATCTTGATGCGTTTGCGGGGATAGTTACCGTTTCTTGTGGTCACTGTCACCCCGAAATCTTGAGTGCCATTGAAGAACAAAATAAGCTTCTTCAGCATGCTACTACTATATACTTGCACCATGCAATTGGTGATTTTGCAGAGGGATTAGCACAAAAGATGCCTGGAAATTTAAAG GTGGTGTATTTTGTAAACTCTGGAACAGAAGCTAATGAACTAGCAATGTTAATGGCACGCTTATACAGCGGTAACCTTGGGATGATTGCTTTGCGAAATGCGTACCATGGTGGCAGTGCGGGTACAATCGGTTTGACCGCTTTGAACACATGGAAGTACCCGATACCACAG GGTGAAATTCATCATGTTGTGAATCCAAATCCGTACCGTGGGGTGTTTGGGTCGGATGCTAAAAGCTATGCGCAAGACGTACAAGATCACATTGATCATGGTACTTCAGGAAGAGTTGCAGGTTTTATATCTGAAACCATTCAG GGAGTTGGGGGAGCGGTTGAATTGGCCCCGGGATACTTGAAGTTGGTTTACGACATGGTTCGTAAAGCGGGTGGTGTGTGTATTGCTGATGAAGTTCAAACGGGTTTCGGTCGTACCGGAAGCCATTACTGGGGTTTTCAAACACAAGATGTGATCCCGGATATTGTCACCATGGCTAAG GGAATCGGAAATGGTTTACCATTAGGAGCAGTGGTTACAACTCCTGAAATAGCACAAGTGATGTCTCAAAAAATACAATTCAACACGTTTGGAGGTAACCCTGTGTGCTCGGCTGGTGGACTTGCGGTCCTTAGGGTTCTCGATAAGGAAAACCGTCAAAGTCATTGTGCTAATGTCGGGTCCCATTTGATCGGGCGGTTGAAAGATCTTCAACAAAAATATGAAA TAATCGGCGATGTTAGAGGGAAGGGGTTGATGGTTGGCATCGAGCTTGTAACTGACCGTAAAGAGAAGACGCCTGCTAAAGCCGAAACTGCCGTTTTGTTCGAGAAATTACGAG AGATTGGAGTTCTGGTTGGTAAAGGTGGATTACATGGGAATGTTTTCAGAATCAAACCACCTATGTGCTTTAACAAAGATGATGCAG ATTTTCTAGTTGATGCGTTGGATTATTCGATGTCAAAGCTCTGA